From one Streptomyces sp. R41 genomic stretch:
- a CDS encoding HoxN/HupN/NixA family nickel/cobalt transporter — translation MTVATQPEPGLLRRIRGALTPREWARAGGLAAAILALHVIGWGTLLLIVVPQHFELGGGQGAFGIGLGVTAYVLGMRHAFDADHIAAIDNTTRKLISDGQRPLSVGFFFSLGHSSVVFLLALLFALGVRSLAGPVQDDGSSLHATLGFIGTSVSGVFLYVIAAFNLVALVGILKVFRRMRTGRHTEADLEAQLNVGGGVMTRILSRATRAVGKPWHMYPLGFLFGLGFDTATEVSLLFLAAGAAGAGIPWYAILCLPVLFAAGMSLLDTIDGSFMNFAYSWAFSNPVRKVFYNITITGLSVAAALIIGTVELLSIAAEKLSLHGAFWEWVGGIDLNSVGYAVVLLFVVTWAAALLIWRYGRIEEKWALAPMED, via the coding sequence ATGACCGTTGCGACCCAGCCCGAGCCGGGCCTCCTCCGGCGGATACGCGGAGCACTCACCCCGCGCGAATGGGCTCGGGCCGGCGGACTGGCCGCCGCGATCCTCGCTCTGCACGTCATCGGCTGGGGCACGCTCCTGCTCATCGTCGTCCCCCAGCACTTCGAGCTCGGCGGCGGCCAGGGAGCCTTCGGTATAGGCCTCGGCGTGACGGCATACGTGCTCGGCATGCGGCACGCCTTCGACGCGGACCACATCGCCGCAATCGACAACACCACGCGCAAGCTGATCTCGGACGGACAACGCCCGCTGTCCGTCGGGTTCTTCTTCTCCCTCGGACACTCCAGCGTCGTCTTCCTGCTGGCCCTGCTCTTCGCGCTCGGCGTGCGCTCGCTCGCCGGACCGGTGCAGGACGACGGTTCCAGCCTGCACGCCACGCTCGGCTTCATCGGCACCTCGGTCTCCGGCGTCTTCTTGTACGTCATCGCCGCTTTCAACCTCGTGGCCCTGGTCGGCATCCTCAAGGTCTTCCGACGGATGCGCACCGGCCGCCACACCGAGGCGGACCTGGAGGCCCAACTCAACGTCGGCGGCGGCGTAATGACGCGGATCCTGAGCCGGGCGACCCGGGCCGTCGGCAAGCCATGGCACATGTACCCGCTGGGCTTCCTGTTCGGCCTCGGATTCGACACCGCCACCGAAGTCTCCCTGCTCTTTCTCGCCGCCGGCGCCGCGGGGGCTGGCATCCCCTGGTACGCGATCCTGTGCCTGCCCGTGCTGTTCGCGGCCGGAATGAGCCTGCTCGACACGATCGACGGCTCATTCATGAACTTCGCGTACTCCTGGGCCTTCTCCAACCCGGTCCGCAAGGTCTTCTACAACATCACCATCACGGGCCTGTCCGTCGCCGCCGCGCTCATCATCGGCACGGTCGAGCTCCTGTCGATCGCCGCGGAGAAGCTCTCCCTGCACGGCGCCTTCTGGGAGTGGGTCGGCGGCATCGACCTCAACAGCGTCGGGTACGCCGTCGTCCTCCTCTTCGTCGTCACCTGGGCGGCCGCGCTGCTGATCTGGCGCTACGGTCGGATCGAGGAGAAGTGGGCGCTCGCGCCGATGGAGGACTGA
- a CDS encoding TetR/AcrR family transcriptional regulator has protein sequence MPKLWNETIETHRRAVRDAILNTTAELAAEHGVRSVTMSQIAEQAGIGRATLYKYFPDVEAILLAWHDRQITEHLGQLAEVRDQVDGASEQLEAVLRAFAHISRHSRGHHGTDLAAFLHRDERVAHAEQQLHGMIRDLLAAGVQAGDFRDDVAPDELATYCLHALTAAAALPSDDAADRLVTVTLSGLGNAHPETDKRKSTSPRQHPEHHGHRARHSGH, from the coding sequence GTGCCGAAGCTGTGGAACGAGACGATCGAGACGCACCGCCGCGCGGTGCGCGACGCGATTCTGAACACCACGGCGGAGCTGGCCGCCGAGCACGGGGTGCGGTCCGTGACGATGTCGCAGATCGCCGAGCAGGCCGGCATCGGCCGGGCCACGCTGTACAAGTACTTCCCGGACGTCGAGGCAATCCTTCTCGCCTGGCACGACCGCCAGATCACCGAGCACCTGGGACAGCTGGCGGAAGTCCGTGACCAGGTCGACGGAGCCAGCGAACAGCTCGAAGCGGTCCTCAGGGCGTTCGCTCACATCTCACGCCACTCCCGCGGGCACCACGGCACCGACCTCGCGGCGTTCCTTCACCGGGACGAGCGGGTCGCCCACGCCGAGCAGCAGCTCCACGGCATGATCCGGGACCTGCTTGCCGCAGGCGTACAGGCAGGCGACTTCCGGGACGATGTCGCGCCCGACGAGCTCGCGACGTACTGCCTCCACGCCCTCACGGCTGCTGCCGCCCTGCCCTCCGACGACGCCGCCGACCGCCTGGTCACGGTCACCCTGTCCGGGCTGGGCAACGCCCACCCCGAAACGGACAAGCGGAAGTCGACGAGCCCACGCCAACACCCCGAACACCACGGCCATCGCGCACGGCACTCCGGTCACTGA
- a CDS encoding F510_1955 family glycosylhydrolase, with translation MTARSTTRALLTVAGAAFASLVLAACGGGSSDTGEEAAASTSASELSHVHGLGVDPADGRVYVATHDGLHTVAKGQKPKLVGDRKDDFMGFTVIGKNTFIASGHGAEGSDRPGNLGLIQTKNSGRAWTSRSLSGDADFHSLDSAKGTVYGYEGGRIRVSTDLKNWDDRATLEALDLAVSPSGDKLLATTAEGVVKSTDGGRTFGKGAGPVQAFVSWPTEKALFGIDTSGKLSTSADGGRTWKQLTAVPGGQPQALTAVDADHILAATMTGLYESRDGGKTFTELAPLAS, from the coding sequence GTGACCGCACGTTCGACCACCCGCGCCCTGCTCACCGTAGCGGGGGCCGCGTTCGCCTCCCTGGTCCTCGCGGCCTGCGGGGGCGGGTCGTCCGACACGGGCGAGGAAGCGGCGGCGTCGACCTCGGCGTCGGAGCTATCCCACGTCCACGGCTTGGGCGTCGACCCGGCCGACGGGCGCGTGTACGTCGCGACTCACGACGGCCTGCACACGGTGGCCAAGGGGCAGAAGCCGAAGCTCGTCGGCGACCGCAAGGATGACTTCATGGGCTTCACGGTGATCGGCAAGAACACCTTCATCGCCAGCGGACACGGCGCCGAAGGAAGCGACCGCCCCGGGAACCTCGGCCTGATCCAGACCAAGAACTCCGGCCGCGCCTGGACGTCCCGATCGCTGTCCGGAGACGCCGACTTCCACTCCCTGGACTCGGCGAAGGGCACCGTCTACGGCTATGAGGGCGGCCGGATCCGAGTCAGCACCGACCTCAAGAACTGGGACGACCGGGCCACGCTGGAGGCCCTCGACCTCGCTGTCAGCCCCTCCGGCGACAAGTTGCTGGCCACCACGGCGGAGGGCGTGGTCAAAAGCACCGACGGCGGCCGCACCTTCGGCAAGGGCGCCGGTCCGGTCCAGGCGTTCGTGTCCTGGCCCACGGAGAAGGCTCTGTTCGGCATCGACACGTCCGGAAAGCTGAGCACGAGCGCGGACGGCGGTAGGACGTGGAAGCAGCTCACGGCCGTACCCGGCGGACAACCTCAGGCATTGACCGCCGTCGACGCCGATCACATCCTCGCCGCGACGATGACGGGCCTGTACGAGTCCCGCGACGGCGGCAAGACGTTCACCGAACTCGCGCCGCTCGCTTCATGA
- a CDS encoding NlpC/P60 family protein, which produces MGTHRRPKSPSRARIATLGVAAGAVSLLPTQSQAAPKPTLDEVRKQVEKLYEEAEAPTEEYNGIREQQEKLQREVDGAQNRLARKQEEINELREKVGPLAAAQYRSGAIDPSVQLFLSSDPDDYLDKAEALGRTGDRQAAALRALEGKQRELAQERADAAKRLKALNEARTEAAKKKDEVQGKLTEARKLLNSLTAEQRTRMEAAQERDDAAAGTSDAPASYNGPASGRAKTAIDFAYAQLGKPYEWGSTGPNSYDCSGLVGAAWRSAGVSLPRTVKQMYDAGRKVAQSDLQPGDIIYWYNDSQHNGIYIGDGKAIHAPRTGKNIEITQVSYMPFYAASRP; this is translated from the coding sequence ATGGGAACGCACCGTCGGCCGAAGTCGCCCAGCCGTGCCCGGATAGCAACCCTCGGTGTCGCCGCCGGTGCCGTGAGTCTCTTGCCGACGCAGAGCCAGGCGGCCCCGAAGCCCACCCTCGACGAAGTGCGTAAGCAGGTGGAGAAGCTCTACGAGGAGGCCGAGGCTCCCACCGAGGAGTACAACGGCATCCGCGAGCAGCAGGAGAAGCTGCAGCGCGAGGTGGACGGGGCGCAGAACCGGCTGGCCCGGAAGCAGGAGGAGATCAACGAACTGCGGGAGAAAGTAGGCCCGTTGGCCGCCGCGCAGTACCGCAGCGGGGCCATCGACCCGAGCGTGCAGCTCTTCCTCTCCAGCGACCCGGACGACTACCTCGACAAGGCCGAGGCGCTCGGCCGCACGGGGGACCGGCAGGCCGCCGCGCTGCGGGCTCTGGAGGGCAAGCAGCGGGAACTCGCCCAGGAACGCGCGGACGCCGCGAAGCGCCTGAAGGCCCTGAATGAGGCACGGACCGAGGCCGCGAAGAAGAAGGACGAGGTCCAGGGCAAGCTCACCGAGGCGCGCAAGCTCCTGAACAGTTTGACCGCCGAGCAGCGGACCAGGATGGAGGCCGCCCAGGAGCGCGATGACGCCGCCGCGGGCACCAGCGACGCGCCCGCGAGCTACAACGGTCCCGCCAGCGGTCGCGCCAAGACCGCCATCGACTTCGCGTACGCCCAGCTGGGCAAGCCCTACGAGTGGGGTTCGACGGGTCCCAACTCCTACGACTGCTCAGGCCTGGTGGGTGCGGCCTGGCGCTCGGCGGGCGTATCGCTGCCGCGCACCGTCAAGCAGATGTATGACGCGGGCCGCAAGGTGGCGCAGTCGGACTTGCAACCTGGCGACATCATCTACTGGTACAACGACAGCCAGCACAACGGCATCTACATCGGCGACGGCAAGGCCATTCACGCCCCACGCACGGGCAAGAACATCGAGATCACCCAGGTCAGCTACATGCCGTTCTACGCCGCGTCCAGGCCCTGA
- a CDS encoding M56 family metallopeptidase, which translates to MNAAPVLVGYTAAVGFVAPHLLLRAGWPYRAPALAAAVWHTLMVSFSIGAALAAYNLAMPAEHLHAGLVGLLHSCGMHVGPGEPDPGTAHRLAVALPAAIGVALVSSFVVHVVRARRTRTRHREAVDLVGHHSAQLRATVLPYGIPAAYCLPGRHARVVISDAAVRELTPEQLSAVLEHEQGHIAGRHHLTLAAAEAFHSVFCLTPLARHAREQTALLLEMVADDRALRRHSTEALATAMYEMAAARAPKGAFAAGGHTVLIRLKRVLGPRKAPHPAFWGSVAAVAAVVPLLPLLAACPPGLS; encoded by the coding sequence GTGAACGCGGCCCCAGTCCTGGTCGGCTACACGGCGGCCGTGGGTTTCGTCGCTCCGCACCTGCTGCTGCGCGCCGGCTGGCCGTACCGGGCCCCGGCCCTGGCGGCGGCGGTGTGGCACACGCTGATGGTCTCGTTCTCGATCGGTGCCGCGCTCGCCGCGTACAACCTGGCCATGCCGGCCGAGCACCTACACGCGGGGCTGGTGGGCCTGCTGCACTCCTGTGGGATGCATGTCGGCCCGGGCGAGCCCGACCCCGGGACGGCGCATCGGCTCGCCGTCGCGCTGCCCGCCGCCATCGGTGTCGCCCTGGTTTCGAGTTTCGTCGTCCACGTCGTACGAGCCCGCCGGACGCGGACGCGACACCGCGAGGCCGTGGACCTGGTGGGCCACCACTCCGCCCAGTTGCGCGCCACCGTCCTGCCGTACGGCATCCCCGCCGCTTACTGCCTGCCCGGCCGCCACGCCCGGGTCGTGATCAGCGACGCGGCCGTACGCGAGCTCACGCCAGAGCAGCTCAGTGCCGTACTGGAACACGAGCAGGGCCACATCGCAGGACGTCACCACTTGACCCTGGCCGCCGCGGAGGCGTTCCACTCGGTGTTCTGCCTGACCCCGCTGGCCCGCCATGCCCGGGAACAGACGGCGCTCCTCCTGGAGATGGTCGCCGATGACCGCGCTCTGCGCCGTCACTCCACTGAGGCGCTGGCCACGGCGATGTACGAGATGGCGGCGGCCCGCGCCCCGAAGGGCGCGTTCGCGGCTGGCGGGCACACGGTCCTGATCCGTCTGAAGCGGGTTCTCGGCCCGCGTAAGGCCCCTCACCCCGCGTTCTGGGGGTCTGTGGCCGCCGTGGCCGCGGTGGTGCCGCTGTTGCCGCTGCTGGCCGCTTGTCCGCCCGGCCTCAGCTGA
- a CDS encoding BlaI/MecI/CopY family transcriptional regulator — translation MRRLGDLEAEIMDRLWTWNRPATVREVVDDINKTRPIAYTTVMTVTNILYNKGWLLRGKQGRAWLYSPVRSREAYAAALMEDGLGESKDRPAALVHFVEKMSEEEVAALRKALRNVGRQAKS, via the coding sequence ATGCGGCGGCTGGGGGATCTCGAGGCGGAGATCATGGATCGCCTGTGGACGTGGAACCGTCCGGCGACGGTGCGTGAGGTCGTCGACGACATCAACAAGACCCGCCCCATCGCCTACACGACGGTGATGACCGTCACCAACATCCTCTACAACAAGGGCTGGCTGCTCCGAGGCAAGCAGGGACGGGCCTGGCTGTACTCGCCGGTCCGCAGCCGCGAGGCATACGCCGCCGCATTGATGGAGGACGGCTTGGGGGAGAGCAAGGACCGCCCGGCCGCGCTGGTCCACTTCGTCGAGAAAATGTCCGAGGAGGAAGTGGCCGCCCTGCGCAAGGCCCTGCGGAACGTAGGACGACAGGCGAAGTCGTGA
- a CDS encoding DUF6153 family protein, producing MTRPGQLARPQLALRSCVLLACTLLLGLLGMHGLGPVPAAAGASKHHRMGATAQTNVTASMPDECDHGDGGCTGHAAHADPTCASASVAGTPVVVPVLLPDVVTCTEQAQAGTSSFGSGPDGGRAPPSLSELQLLRI from the coding sequence GTGACACGCCCCGGACAGCTCGCCCGACCGCAATTGGCGTTGCGGTCCTGCGTGCTGCTCGCGTGCACCCTGCTGCTGGGCCTGCTTGGCATGCACGGTCTCGGACCGGTCCCCGCCGCCGCCGGGGCCTCCAAGCACCACCGGATGGGGGCGACCGCGCAGACGAATGTCACGGCCTCGATGCCGGACGAATGCGATCACGGTGACGGCGGCTGCACGGGTCACGCCGCGCATGCGGACCCGACCTGCGCCTCCGCATCCGTCGCCGGGACTCCCGTGGTGGTACCCGTGCTGCTGCCCGATGTGGTGACCTGCACCGAGCAGGCGCAGGCAGGTACCTCTTCATTCGGCAGCGGCCCTGACGGCGGTCGCGCCCCGCCCTCACTCTCCGAACTCCAGCTCCTGCGGATCTAG
- a CDS encoding DUF305 domain-containing protein: MTAHRKLIRRTALAVTAGAAALVLAACGGDSDSGGHDMGSMNSDSSPSATASAKAGAHNDADISFAKEMIEHHRQAVDMAELAAGRASSQEVKDLATKIKAAQDPEIKTMSGWLTSWSEKVPEDMSSAMPGMDHDMSSSMPGMMSSEDMDKLEKASGTEFDKMFLEMMVEHHEGAITMAKTEKANGKYGPTVKLADDVITAQTAEIEQMNKMLGKS, encoded by the coding sequence ATGACTGCACACCGCAAGCTCATCCGTCGTACCGCCCTCGCCGTCACCGCCGGTGCGGCTGCGCTCGTACTGGCCGCCTGTGGCGGCGACAGCGACAGCGGCGGTCACGACATGGGGTCGATGAACTCCGACTCCAGCCCGTCCGCGACCGCTTCGGCCAAGGCCGGCGCCCACAACGACGCGGACATCTCCTTCGCCAAGGAGATGATCGAGCACCACCGTCAGGCCGTCGACATGGCCGAGCTGGCCGCCGGCCGCGCCTCCTCTCAGGAGGTCAAGGACCTCGCCACGAAGATCAAGGCGGCGCAGGACCCGGAGATCAAGACGATGTCCGGCTGGCTCACCTCGTGGAGCGAGAAGGTCCCCGAGGACATGTCGTCGGCCATGCCCGGGATGGACCACGACATGTCGTCCTCCATGCCCGGCATGATGAGCAGCGAGGACATGGACAAGCTGGAGAAGGCCTCCGGCACCGAGTTCGACAAGATGTTCCTCGAGATGATGGTCGAGCACCACGAGGGCGCCATCACGATGGCCAAGACCGAGAAGGCCAACGGCAAGTACGGTCCCACCGTCAAGCTCGCGGACGACGTGATCACGGCCCAGACGGCTGAGATCGAGCAGATGAACAAGATGCTGGGCAAGAGCTGA
- a CDS encoding FAD-dependent oxidoreductase → MSKTVVVIGAGPYGLSTAAHLKARGLGVRVFGSPMASWAENMPAGMLLKSPPSASVLSAPKPGFTLDEYARQTRETRLTGHDQVPVEMFVRYGRWFAEELVPEVEDVRVLAVDRQHDGFRLKLASGEEVQSSVVVVASGMDGFAYVPEPLAGLVPDGLVSHSSLHADLGKFEGRNVVVVGAGQSAQESAALLHEAGVKVQLLARTDKLVFGAGPTPGPHWQPDTPLGRSWALHAIVHQAAAFRFLPESTRLHLVRRVLGPFGSWWLKPRLDGVVPVRLGQHLTGARRDGDRVVLTTRDGQGDTHTLETDHVLAATGYRVRLDGLDFLAPELRARLARTGGFPRLDQGLQSSVPGLYFTGIQAAAAFGPLLRFTCGTEFAAPRLAGAVAQHTASE, encoded by the coding sequence ATGTCCAAGACTGTCGTCGTCATAGGGGCGGGCCCGTACGGCCTGTCCACCGCCGCGCATCTGAAGGCGCGCGGCCTAGGTGTCAGGGTGTTCGGCTCGCCGATGGCGAGCTGGGCCGAGAACATGCCGGCGGGCATGCTGCTGAAGTCACCGCCGAGCGCCTCCGTGCTGTCCGCGCCGAAGCCGGGGTTCACGCTGGACGAGTACGCCCGGCAGACAAGGGAGACCCGGCTGACCGGCCACGACCAGGTTCCGGTCGAGATGTTCGTGCGATACGGGCGATGGTTCGCCGAGGAGCTGGTGCCCGAGGTGGAGGACGTACGGGTGCTGGCGGTCGACCGGCAGCACGACGGCTTCCGGCTCAAGCTCGCCTCCGGGGAGGAGGTGCAGTCGTCGGTGGTCGTCGTGGCCAGCGGCATGGACGGGTTCGCGTACGTTCCTGAGCCGCTGGCCGGACTCGTCCCGGACGGGCTCGTCTCACACAGTTCGCTCCACGCCGACCTCGGGAAGTTCGAGGGCCGGAATGTGGTCGTGGTGGGCGCCGGGCAGTCGGCGCAGGAGAGCGCGGCGCTGCTGCACGAGGCCGGGGTCAAGGTCCAACTGCTGGCCCGGACGGACAAGTTGGTGTTCGGGGCGGGGCCCACGCCGGGGCCGCACTGGCAGCCGGACACCCCGCTGGGGCGTTCCTGGGCGCTGCACGCGATCGTCCATCAGGCGGCGGCCTTCCGTTTCCTGCCTGAGTCCACCCGGCTGCACCTGGTGCGGCGGGTGCTCGGGCCGTTCGGTTCGTGGTGGCTCAAGCCGCGCCTCGACGGGGTTGTGCCGGTGCGGCTCGGTCAGCACCTCACAGGCGCCCGGCGCGACGGCGACCGGGTCGTCCTCACCACCCGCGACGGGCAGGGGGATACGCACACACTGGAGACGGATCACGTCCTGGCCGCCACCGGCTATCGCGTCCGCCTCGACGGGCTGGACTTCCTGGCCCCCGAACTGCGCGCCCGGTTGGCCCGCACAGGCGGATTCCCGCGCCTCGACCAAGGTCTGCAGTCGTCCGTGCCCGGCCTGTACTTCACCGGCATCCAGGCGGCGGCCGCCTTCGGTCCGCTGCTGCGGTTCACCTGCGGCACCGAGTTCGCGGCACCGCGGCTGGCGGGAGCAGTCGCGCAGCATACCGCCAGCGAGTAG
- a CDS encoding histidine phosphatase family protein → MCTPAGHTTRDAVFGEGLLSEGGVREARAARATLPPYSLAVRAPSIRCAETAGALGLEATLEPALRDFDYGTWHGRTVGEVVADDPYRYAAWLTDPDAAPPGGESVRRLCRRTAHWLSSVSPDMGRALVITEPAIVRASLVHALCAPATAFWQFEVPPLSAVSLTLRGGRWHVQPGRLTPVRAGTTRAVPMPCDAAQDQRVLLRGEAASDEQYDLIARV, encoded by the coding sequence ATGTGCACGCCAGCCGGGCATACCACCAGGGATGCAGTCTTCGGTGAGGGTCTCCTCAGTGAGGGGGGCGTTCGTGAGGCACGCGCCGCCCGCGCAACACTTCCTCCGTACTCGCTGGCCGTCCGGGCACCGTCGATCCGCTGCGCGGAGACCGCTGGCGCTCTCGGCCTGGAGGCCACGCTCGAGCCCGCACTGCGCGACTTCGACTACGGCACGTGGCACGGTCGCACGGTCGGCGAAGTCGTCGCGGACGACCCCTATAGGTACGCCGCCTGGCTTACCGACCCGGATGCCGCGCCGCCCGGAGGCGAGTCCGTACGCCGGCTCTGCCGTCGGACCGCCCACTGGCTGAGCAGCGTGTCGCCTGACATGGGCCGCGCATTGGTCATCACCGAACCGGCCATAGTCCGGGCCTCGCTCGTCCATGCTCTGTGCGCACCAGCGACAGCCTTCTGGCAATTCGAGGTGCCACCCCTGTCCGCGGTCTCCCTCACCTTGCGTGGTGGCCGCTGGCACGTTCAGCCCGGCCGCCTCACCCCTGTAAGAGCCGGCACCACTCGTGCTGTTCCTATGCCTTGTGACGCTGCACAGGATCAGAGGGTGCTCCTGCGGGGCGAGGCGGCGAGCGACGAGCAGTACGACCTCATCGCCCGGGTGTGA
- a CDS encoding methyltransferase domain-containing protein, translating to MPSPHGKPLPPKESADLFRAFARDLAAGRRPWTAETARFLSDLFDQLASSWDTAQATGRDDPVRDALTRGGPFPHGPCLELGSGTGLFTPRLTASFPTVISIDLSEEMLRHAALRSPTRVRADASALPAADASAAVIVAIDMLLFPQETARVLAPDGVLLWINQLGQDGPLYLPAQDVADALPGRWTSVEAAAGWGSWATLRRIRTEASTS from the coding sequence ATGCCCAGTCCCCACGGCAAACCCCTCCCGCCCAAGGAATCGGCAGACCTCTTCCGCGCCTTCGCGCGCGATCTGGCCGCAGGCCGACGCCCCTGGACAGCCGAGACCGCCCGCTTCCTCTCCGACCTGTTCGACCAGCTCGCCAGCTCCTGGGACACCGCCCAAGCCACCGGCCGCGACGATCCCGTACGCGACGCCCTCACCCGCGGTGGCCCGTTCCCTCACGGCCCCTGCCTGGAACTCGGCTCCGGCACTGGCCTGTTCACCCCGCGGCTCACCGCCTCCTTCCCCACAGTGATCAGCATCGACCTGTCCGAGGAGATGCTCCGTCACGCCGCCCTGCGCTCGCCGACCCGCGTGCGCGCTGACGCCAGCGCCCTGCCCGCCGCCGACGCCTCGGCCGCGGTCATCGTCGCCATCGACATGCTCCTGTTCCCCCAGGAGACCGCCCGGGTGCTGGCTCCGGACGGGGTACTGCTGTGGATCAACCAGCTTGGCCAGGACGGGCCGCTGTATCTTCCGGCTCAAGACGTCGCGGACGCCCTTCCCGGCCGCTGGACCTCCGTGGAAGCCGCCGCAGGCTGGGGGAGCTGGGCCACACTACGGCGCATCCGTACGGAGGCCAGTACCTCCTAG
- a CDS encoding DUF6174 domain-containing protein translates to MIAVTSSPRFVSAAALIGALMCATTACGAESSTSQGSVAGTGTKSATAQSEATWQEPPSYAYTLSSSEGERSLIGTFRVTVRDGRVADAVGLDESSRRVVKQSPGEVPTIGELLKKLDQARRDQADTAEAEYATDGYPVRISLDWEKNAIDDEALYVISAYEPAGS, encoded by the coding sequence GTGATCGCTGTAACCTCCAGCCCGCGTTTCGTGTCCGCTGCCGCGCTGATCGGGGCGCTGATGTGCGCGACTACCGCCTGTGGCGCCGAGAGTTCGACGTCTCAGGGATCCGTTGCAGGCACTGGGACGAAGAGCGCCACAGCGCAGAGCGAGGCCACGTGGCAGGAGCCTCCCTCGTACGCCTACACGCTGTCGTCGAGTGAAGGGGAACGGTCCCTGATCGGGACGTTCCGGGTGACGGTCCGGGACGGCCGGGTGGCCGACGCGGTCGGCCTCGACGAGAGCAGTCGGCGGGTGGTGAAGCAGTCACCCGGTGAAGTACCCACCATTGGCGAGCTGTTGAAGAAGCTGGACCAGGCACGGCGCGACCAGGCGGACACGGCGGAAGCGGAGTACGCGACCGACGGGTACCCGGTGCGGATATCGCTGGACTGGGAGAAGAACGCGATCGACGACGAAGCCCTCTACGTCATCAGCGCCTATGAACCGGCAGGCAGTTAG